From Echinicola soli, a single genomic window includes:
- a CDS encoding SulP family inorganic anion transporter, translated as MTQMFFNLFRPKQSSLKDEVLSGFTVALALVPEAVAFALIAQVSPLVGLYSAFIISLITSIFGGRPGMISGATGAIAVVVVALVQSHGIEFLFAAVVLMGIIQVLIGVLKLGKLIRLVPHPVIYGFVNGLAVIIFTSQFEQFKIETSPGVKEWITGPPLWIMLALVILTMVIIKFLPKLTKVIPSALAAILVISGIVIFGNVDTKTVGDMASISGGLPEFHLPMVTLNWETFMIILPYSVIMAGVGLIESLLTLTLVDEITETRGNGNKECIAQGIANTTTGFFGGMGGCAMLGQSLINVNAGGRNRISGIVASLGLLTFILFLSNYIEMIPMAALVGLMFMVAIGTFEWASLKIFKKVPTSDVILMVVVTLITVFLHNLALAVLIGVVIAALVFAWENSKMIRARKRVDENGVKHYEIYGPLFFASALAFSEKFDPINDPEEIIIDFAESRIVDHSGIDAVHKVTERYYKAGKTVYIRHLSTSSKTLLEKAEKIINVNYADNDPSYKIVMD; from the coding sequence ATGACACAAATGTTCTTTAATCTATTTCGTCCCAAGCAATCCAGCTTAAAGGATGAAGTACTTTCTGGCTTTACTGTAGCCTTGGCCTTGGTGCCTGAAGCAGTGGCCTTTGCTCTCATAGCACAGGTATCGCCATTGGTAGGACTCTATTCGGCATTCATTATTTCTCTGATCACCTCTATTTTCGGAGGACGACCGGGCATGATCTCAGGAGCTACTGGAGCCATTGCAGTTGTCGTCGTGGCTTTGGTCCAATCCCATGGCATAGAATTTCTTTTCGCCGCAGTTGTATTAATGGGTATAATCCAGGTACTGATAGGGGTTTTGAAACTCGGAAAACTCATCAGGCTAGTGCCTCATCCTGTCATATATGGATTTGTAAACGGACTTGCAGTTATTATCTTCACTTCCCAGTTCGAGCAGTTTAAGATCGAAACAAGCCCGGGCGTAAAAGAGTGGATCACCGGCCCTCCTCTTTGGATTATGCTTGCCCTGGTAATCCTGACCATGGTCATCATCAAATTCCTTCCAAAACTCACCAAAGTGATCCCTTCTGCCTTGGCCGCAATACTGGTGATCTCCGGGATTGTGATTTTTGGCAATGTAGACACCAAAACAGTCGGGGATATGGCATCCATATCAGGAGGCCTACCAGAATTCCATCTGCCAATGGTTACCTTAAACTGGGAAACTTTTATGATTATCCTTCCTTATTCCGTGATTATGGCTGGTGTGGGATTGATTGAAAGCCTTCTGACCCTTACGTTGGTAGATGAAATCACCGAAACCCGCGGCAATGGTAACAAAGAATGCATTGCGCAGGGAATTGCCAATACAACTACCGGTTTCTTTGGAGGAATGGGCGGTTGCGCCATGCTTGGACAAAGCCTAATCAACGTGAATGCCGGAGGTAGGAACAGAATCTCTGGAATAGTAGCCTCGCTCGGTTTGTTGACCTTTATTCTCTTCTTATCCAACTATATCGAAATGATTCCCATGGCTGCATTGGTTGGGCTGATGTTCATGGTAGCCATTGGTACATTTGAATGGGCTTCCCTTAAAATCTTCAAAAAAGTACCTACTTCTGATGTCATCCTAATGGTCGTCGTAACCCTGATTACCGTATTCCTTCATAACCTGGCTTTGGCCGTGCTTATTGGGGTGGTGATCGCCGCATTGGTATTTGCTTGGGAAAACTCCAAAATGATCCGTGCAAGAAAGCGCGTAGATGAAAACGGTGTGAAGCACTATGAAATCTATGGCCCGCTGTTCTTTGCCTCTGCGCTGGCCTTTAGTGAAAAATTTGATCCTATTAATGATCCCGAAGAAATTATTATTGATTTTGCAGAAAGTAGGATTGTAGATCACTCTGGAATAGATGCAGTGCACAAAGTTACCGAAAGGTATTACAAGGCCGGAAAGACCGTCTATATCCGTCACCTGAGCACCAGCTCAAAAACCTTACTGGAGAAGGCTGAAAAAATCATCAATGTCAACTATGCCGACAATGATCCGAGCTATAAAATCGTCATGGATTAA
- the cfa gene encoding cyclopropane fatty acyl phospholipid synthase: protein MDSYKKTIAELLEFAGIQLNGSAPYDPRIHHDQFYRRVMREGSLGLGEAYMEGWWDCERLDEFFYRILRANLDQKVKGNLKLLWQGVKARLFNLQTKGHSKDIIVQHYNVGNDLYEKMLDEYMMYSCGYWQGADNLGEAQENKLELICQKLKLKPGLRVLDIGCGWGGFAEYAAKNYHVEVVGITLSVEQAKLAKERCKGLNVEIRIQDYRDVDEPFDRILSIGMMEHVGAKNHREYMKVVSHNLKDNGITLVHTIGNNASYQYTDPWIDKYIFPNSLIPSAAQLTNAMEGYLLLEDWHNFGLHYDYTLMAWLERFRMAWSGLKKEYDNTFCRMWEYYLTCCAGSFRARKNQLWQLVMVKDTFKGDYKAVRSVNQTHSV, encoded by the coding sequence ATGGACTCCTACAAAAAGACCATAGCTGAGTTGTTGGAATTTGCGGGTATTCAGCTGAATGGGTCGGCTCCCTATGACCCTAGGATACACCATGATCAATTTTACAGACGCGTGATGAGAGAGGGCTCGCTAGGCCTTGGAGAAGCCTATATGGAAGGATGGTGGGATTGTGAGCGGCTTGATGAATTTTTTTACAGGATTCTACGTGCAAATCTCGATCAGAAAGTAAAGGGAAACCTAAAGTTGCTCTGGCAGGGTGTGAAAGCACGGTTGTTCAACCTACAGACCAAGGGCCATTCCAAAGACATCATTGTCCAGCACTATAATGTAGGAAATGACCTCTATGAAAAGATGTTGGATGAATACATGATGTATAGTTGTGGCTATTGGCAAGGTGCTGATAACCTGGGTGAGGCGCAAGAGAATAAGCTGGAGTTGATATGCCAGAAATTGAAACTTAAACCTGGTTTACGTGTACTTGACATTGGCTGTGGCTGGGGTGGTTTTGCGGAGTATGCAGCAAAAAATTACCATGTGGAAGTCGTGGGGATCACCTTGTCAGTAGAACAGGCCAAGCTCGCTAAAGAGCGATGTAAAGGACTTAATGTGGAAATAAGGATCCAAGACTACCGGGATGTGGACGAACCCTTTGATCGCATTTTGTCCATCGGGATGATGGAACACGTAGGTGCTAAAAACCACCGGGAATACATGAAGGTGGTAAGCCATAACCTAAAGGACAACGGTATTACCTTGGTCCATACTATCGGCAATAATGCATCTTATCAATATACAGATCCATGGATAGATAAATATATTTTCCCAAACAGTCTGATCCCTTCGGCAGCTCAATTGACCAATGCCATGGAGGGCTATCTTTTGTTGGAGGATTGGCATAATTTCGGATTGCATTACGACTATACTTTGATGGCCTGGCTGGAGCGTTTTCGCATGGCCTGGAGTGGTTTAAAAAAAGAATATGATAATACTTTTTGCCGGATGTGGGAATATTATCTTACCTGCTGTGCAGGCTCTTTCAGGGCACGTAAAAACCAACTTTGGCAGCTGGTGATGGTAAAAGATACTTTTAAGGGAGATTATAAAGCTGTCCGCTCTGTCAATCAAACCCATTCGGTTTAA
- a CDS encoding YwbE family protein, which translates to MPDGRNRKDIQIGDLVEVVQKHHQRTGELTEGLVKRILTKSPQHPHGIKVQLDTGEVGRVKNIMEEE; encoded by the coding sequence ATGCCTGACGGAAGAAATAGAAAGGATATTCAAATAGGAGACTTGGTAGAAGTGGTCCAAAAACATCACCAACGTACCGGAGAACTTACGGAAGGATTGGTGAAGAGGATATTGACCAAATCACCCCAGCATCCCCATGGAATAAAAGTGCAACTCGATACCGGTGAAGTAGGAAGAGTGAAAAATATCATGGAGGAAGAATAA
- a CDS encoding LytR/AlgR family response regulator transcription factor — MLNAIAIDDEPMALEVIKSHTSKVSFVDLKDTFTNAFKALDYLQENPVDLIFLDIKMPDISGIEFAELPQHNPMIIFSTAYSEHAVKSFELDAVDYLLKPFSLPRFIKACTKANELWMLKNQQHPENTSIFLKTGYEQVKVQLEDILFLEASGNYVTFQTNESKILTRMTFSEAEKLLPSYFCRIHRSFIVNKSKIDKIERHQVTVNKHTVPIGSSYADNLQADTIK, encoded by the coding sequence ATGCTCAACGCAATTGCCATCGATGATGAACCTATGGCCTTGGAAGTAATCAAAAGCCATACTTCCAAGGTCTCCTTTGTGGACCTGAAGGACACCTTTACCAATGCCTTCAAGGCACTGGACTACTTACAGGAAAATCCTGTGGACCTGATCTTTTTGGATATCAAAATGCCTGACATTTCAGGGATAGAATTTGCTGAGCTTCCCCAGCATAACCCGATGATCATATTCAGCACAGCATACTCGGAACATGCCGTCAAGAGCTTTGAGCTCGATGCAGTCGATTACCTCCTTAAGCCCTTTTCCCTCCCCCGCTTCATCAAGGCCTGCACCAAAGCAAACGAGCTCTGGATGCTAAAAAACCAACAACATCCCGAAAACACCTCCATTTTTCTCAAAACCGGCTATGAACAGGTAAAGGTCCAGCTGGAAGACATTCTCTTCTTGGAGGCATCGGGAAATTATGTCACCTTCCAGACAAACGAAAGCAAGATTTTAACAAGAATGACCTTTTCAGAAGCTGAAAAGTTGTTGCCAAGCTACTTTTGCCGCATTCATCGTTCGTTCATTGTCAACAAGTCAAAAATTGACAAAATAGAACGACATCAAGTCACCGTAAACAAACACACAGTTCCAATCGGCAGCAGTTATGCCGATAATCTTCAAGCAGATACCATAAAATAA
- a CDS encoding sensor histidine kinase, whose amino-acid sequence MKERALQFKQTEWWMVSGVFFLIILTNILGGKISIGYIGGENPDQMARYFSTIFIPAILFAAFYFMHMKVVPIYQTDGKTWKLILFSLLIFILSWLATGAFYMGAEWGKDMFIPFYFAAVALYVGYMFVVSFLKKATIAQTTPNYLGYNISRLVVLYVFLLTFLFKFHRFFHELILIIYAFVVPSLIVIFIYNYFLVYRKKQTGQNKASKIYYWLLIGFMAALFLTIAAGSGDEEAILVGLVAIALLVLVINPISNALFHKYQGYIEKMDELNVQLVEKTTDLKQLRNQINPHFLFNALNTIYGISLQENAEKTAESIQKLGDMMRFMLHENTQETIPLNREIDYLINYVDLQQLRIEAQENISIEFSRKDEHCKGNIAPMLLIPFIENAFKHGISLQKKSWVRINLRCLEGSLHMDIHNSIHLKNDDDPEKHSGIGLPNVRQRLQLLYPERHELVIRENDMEYFVHLSIQMNKS is encoded by the coding sequence ATGAAAGAAAGAGCTTTACAATTTAAACAAACAGAGTGGTGGATGGTATCAGGTGTATTCTTCCTGATCATCCTGACCAATATCCTGGGTGGTAAAATCAGTATAGGTTATATCGGAGGGGAAAATCCCGATCAAATGGCACGGTATTTTTCTACCATTTTCATTCCCGCCATCCTTTTCGCTGCCTTTTATTTTATGCACATGAAAGTAGTCCCTATTTATCAAACTGACGGCAAAACATGGAAACTCATTCTTTTTAGCCTGTTAATTTTCATCCTTTCATGGCTGGCTACAGGTGCTTTTTATATGGGGGCAGAATGGGGTAAAGACATGTTCATCCCCTTTTACTTTGCCGCAGTGGCGCTCTATGTGGGGTACATGTTTGTGGTATCTTTTTTAAAAAAGGCCACTATAGCACAAACAACACCAAACTATCTGGGATACAATATTTCCAGGTTGGTAGTGCTGTATGTATTTCTATTGACATTTTTGTTCAAATTTCATCGCTTTTTCCACGAACTGATCCTGATTATCTATGCTTTTGTAGTCCCTTCACTTATTGTCATTTTCATTTATAATTACTTCTTGGTCTATCGTAAAAAGCAAACAGGCCAAAACAAGGCTTCAAAAATCTATTATTGGCTGTTGATCGGATTTATGGCTGCGTTATTTTTAACAATCGCTGCTGGTTCCGGAGATGAAGAAGCCATCCTGGTCGGTTTGGTAGCCATCGCATTATTGGTTTTGGTAATCAATCCCATCTCCAATGCACTGTTCCACAAATACCAGGGATATATCGAAAAAATGGATGAACTCAATGTGCAGCTAGTGGAAAAAACCACAGACCTCAAACAACTCCGCAACCAGATCAATCCCCATTTCCTCTTCAATGCGCTCAATACCATTTATGGGATTTCGCTTCAGGAAAATGCGGAAAAAACGGCAGAAAGCATCCAAAAGCTGGGCGATATGATGCGGTTCATGCTCCACGAAAACACCCAAGAAACCATTCCGCTGAACAGGGAGATTGACTACCTGATCAATTATGTGGACCTTCAACAGCTACGGATCGAAGCACAGGAAAATATCAGCATTGAATTCAGCAGAAAAGATGAGCACTGCAAGGGCAACATCGCCCCAATGCTGCTGATCCCTTTTATCGAAAATGCATTTAAACATGGCATCAGCCTCCAGAAAAAATCCTGGGTACGGATCAACCTCAGGTGCCTGGAAGGCTCGCTGCACATGGACATCCACAATAGCATCCATCTTAAAAATGACGATGACCCAGAAAAGCACTCTGGTATCGGCCTTCCCAATGTCAGGCAACGGCTCCAGCTGCTCTACCCAGAGCGCCACGAACTGGTGATCCGGGAAAATGATATGGAATATTTTGTACATTTATCCATACAAATGAACAAATCCTGA